The Aedes aegypti strain LVP_AGWG chromosome 3, AaegL5.0 Primary Assembly, whole genome shotgun sequence genome contains a region encoding:
- the LOC5570204 gene encoding protein elav produces MTNKVLAAVQDLQKQNGESQNTAAAASGSETARTNLIVNYLPQTMTEEEIRSLFSSVGEVESVKLVRDKNVIYPGQPKGQSLGYGFVNFHRSQDAEQAVNVLNGLRLQNKVLKVSFARPSSEGIKGANLYISGLPKTITQEELETIFRPYGEIITSRVLVQEGNDKPKGVGFIRFDQRKEAERAIAALNGTTPKGLTDPITVKFSNTPGQNTAAKIVQPALPTFLNPQLTRRLGAIHHPINKGLARFSPMGGEVLDMMLPTAPTTGIGAIAPSGGWSIFIYNLAPETEENTLWQLFGPFGAVQNVKVIKDSATNQCKGYGFVTMTNYEEAMLAIRSLNGYTLGQRVLQVSFKTNKANAEMADH; encoded by the exons ATGACCAACAAAGTGCTAGCAGCCGTACAAGAtctacaaaaacaaaatggcgaaTCGCAGAATACTGCAGCAGCGGCGTCCGGGTCGGAAACGGCTCGGACGAATCTGATTGTCAACTATCTGCCCCAGACAATGACCGAGGAGGAAATCCGGTCTCTGTTTTCGAGCGTCGGCGAAGTGGAAAGCGTCAAACTCGTCCGGGACAAGAATGTAATCTATCCGGGCCAACCGAAAGGGCAAAGCTTAGGATACGGCTTTGTCAACTTTCATCGATCTCAGGATGCCGAACAAGCCGTGAATGTGTTGAATGGATTACGCTTGCAGAACAAAGTACTGAAGGTGTCTTTCGCTAGGCCAAGCTCGGAAGGAATCAAAGGGGCTAATCTATATATTTCTGGTTTGCCAAAAACTATCACGCAAGAGGAATTGGAGACAATTTTCAGACCGTACGGTGAAATTATCACCAGTCGTGTGTTGGTCCAAGAGGGTAATGACAAACCGAAAGGAGTTGGGTTTATTCGATTCGATCAACGCAAAGAAGCTGAACGTGCCATTGCTGCTCTGAATGGAACTACACCAAAAGGTTTAACAGACCCAATTACGGTCAAGTTCTCGAACACTCCTGGACAGAATACGGCTGCTAAGATTGTGCAGCCTGCTTTGCCGACTTTCCTGAACCCGCAGCTGACTCGCCGATTGGGAGCTATTCATCATCCGATTAACAAGGGATTAGCTCGCTTTTCACCGATGGGAGGAGAAGTGTTGGACATGATGCTGCCGACTGCACCGACTACGGGAATCGGCGCAATCGCACCGTCTGGTGGTTGGAGTATCTTCATCTACAACCTGGCACCGGAAACCGAGGAGAACACTTTGTGGCAACTGTTTGGCCCATTCGGTGCCGTGCAGAACGTGAAAGTCATCAAAGATTCGGCGACAAACCAGTGCAAGGGATACGGCTTCGTCACGATGACCAACTACGAGGAGGCAATGCTGGCGATTCGATCTCTCAACGGATACACCCTTGGCCAGCGGGTGTTACAAGTCAGCTTTAAAACCAACAAAGCAAA CGCCGAAATGGCCGATCATTAA